One window from the genome of Brassica napus cultivar Da-Ae unplaced genomic scaffold, Da-Ae ScsIHWf_259;HRSCAF=431, whole genome shotgun sequence encodes:
- the LOC106411209 gene encoding membrane-associated progesterone-binding protein 4: MSLRRILLSPFVGVSLIVVLLALYFRSSFKSPPQHNQRLFSAEELALYNGTDETLPILLGILGSVYDVTKGKSHYGSGGGYNHFAGRDASRAFVSGNFTGDGLTDSLHGLSSSEVKSIVDWRGFYSRTYTPVGKLVGRYYDSQGNPTKHLKGAEAKASRGAQLMEKQKIEEDKQKNCNSRWSQDEGGEVWCDVGVPRLVQRPLEIAITGSMSKRCACFEEDQLDQSGLEIYKDCEPLAKTCKV; the protein is encoded by the exons ATGTCGTTGAGGAGAATCTTGCTATCTCCGTTCGTAGGTGTCAGCTTGATCGTCGTTCTCTTGGCTCTCTACTTCAGATCTTCCTTCAAGTCTCCTCCACAACACAACCaa AGGTTGTTTTCTGCTGAAGAATTGGCATTGTACAATGGCACTGATGAAACGTTACCTATTCTCTTAGGGATTCTTGG ATCTGTATATGATGTGACCAAAGGGAAATCTCATTACGGTAGTGGAGGAGGTTACAATCATTTTGCTGGaag AGATGCTTCTCGTGCATTTGTTTCTGGCAATTTTACAg GAGATGGACTTACAGATTCGTTACATGGGTTATCTAGCAGTGAG GTGAAGAGCATAGTCGACTGGCGAGGTTTCTACTCCAGGACCTACAC TCCTGTTGGGAAGCTTGTTGGACGGTACTACGATAGCCAAGGTAATCCCACTAAGCACTTAAAAGGAGCTGAAGCAAAAGCCTCCAGAGGTGCACAACTCATGGAGAAGCAAAAGATTGAAGAAGACAAGCAAAAGAATTGCAACTCACGATGGAGTCAAGATGAAGGTGGAGAG GTTTGGTGTGATGTTGGAGTGCCAAGATTGGTACAAAGACCATTGGAGATAGCAATAACTGGTTCGATGAGCAAACGTTGCGCTTGCTTTGAGGAAGACCAACTTGATCAGTCTGGTTTGGAGATCTATAAAGACTGTGAACCACTTGCCAAGACTTGCAAAGTCTGA
- the LOC106411292 gene encoding 60S ribosomal protein L27-3, translating into MVKFLKQNKAVILLQGRYAGKKAVIIRSFDDGNRERPYGHCLVAGLKKYPSKVIRKDSAKKTAKKSRVKCFIKVVNYQHLMPTRYTLDVDLKEVATLEALSSKDKKVAALKEAKAKLEERFKTGKNRWFFTKLRF; encoded by the coding sequence ATGGTGAAGTTCTTGAAGCAGAACAAGGCCGTGATCCTTCTTCAAGGCCGGTACGCCGGAAAGAAAGCCGTGATCATCCGTTCCTTCGACGACGGAAACCGTGAGCGTCCTTACGGACACTGCCTCGTGGCCGGACTCAAGAAGTACCCGAGCAAGGTCATCCGCAAGGACTCGGCCAAGAAGACGGCGAAGAAATCTCGGGTTAAATGTTTCATCAAGGTCGTTAACTACCAGCATCTGATGCCTACCCGTTACACCCTCGACGTGGATCTCAAGGAAGTCGCTACCCTCGAGGCTCTTTCTTCAAAGGACAAGAAAGTCGCTGCTCTCAAGGAGGCTAAGGCGAAGCTTGAGGAACGTTTTAAGACTGGCAAGAACAGGTGGTTCTTTACCAAGCTCAGGTTCTGA
- the LOC125601528 gene encoding putative BTB/POZ domain-containing protein At2g40440, with amino-acid sequence MATQTNQQIFSGGFAKVLEEQWQVDVRLKAGVDNDDDSAISVHKLILASRSEVFKKMLESDEVKTLAEQVETVTLSEMKKEELETFVEFMYSDGTMLSPKAKQHVRSLYLAADKYEIPHLRDLCRNEMISSLDISNALDFLELAQIPFDNGLNEAAFSYVKKNISTIASSEVFKLFVASNPNLAWEIMKASVSKTSNSYFKACRNCGSDCFYC; translated from the exons ATGGCAACTCAAACCAACCAACAGATATTCTCGGGTGGATTTGCAAAGGTCTTGGAAGAACAATGGCAAGTTGACGTACGGCTCAAGGCGGGTGTGGACAACGATGACGATTCAGCTATATCCGTCCACAAACTTATTCTG GCATCAAGATCGGAGGTATTTAAGAAGATGCTGGAATCGGACGAGGTTAAGACTTTGGCTGAGCAGGTCGAGACAGTCACTCTATCAGAGATGAAAAAAGAAGAGTTAGAAACTTTTGTTGAATTTATGTATAGTGATGGTACTATGCTTTCTCCGAAAGCTAAGCAGCATGTTCGGTCACTCTATCTTGCCGCTGACAAATACGAAATCCCTCATCTACGTGATCTGTGCAGAAACGAAATGATATCTTCTCTGGATATTTCGAATGCTCTTGACTTCCTTGAGCTTGCTCAGATACCTTTCGACAATGGCCTCAATGAAGCCGCTTTCAGTTATGTCAAAAAGAATATATCTACCATAGCTAGCTCGGAGGTCTTCAAATTATTCGTAGCCAGTAACCCAAATCTTGCCTGGGAGATAATGAAGGCTTCTGTTTCGAAGACAAGCAACAGTTACTTCAAGGCTTGTAGAAACTGTGGTAGCGACTGTTTTTACTGTTAG